The following proteins come from a genomic window of Geminicoccaceae bacterium SCSIO 64248:
- a CDS encoding cobyrinate a,c-diamide synthase, producing MNDIDAPPGVVIAAPASGSGKTLVTIGLIRALRAKGHAVASFKAGPDYIDPTLHAAASGRPSVNLDSWAMRPSLLAHLASHAGRGSDLLVGEGVMGLFDGAVSGQGSTADLAALLGLPVILVIDAKGMAASAAAVANGFIRHREDVEVAGIVFNRVGSPSHLDLLRRACDDHFSQPVLGGIPASSGLGLSSRHLGLVPAGEAADVEAVIAHAADLVLRHLDLERLVRLAKPVGLAVQGGPPVPLPPLGQHVAVARDDAFVFAYPHVLAGWREAGAEISFFSPLAGEAPDDGADAAYLPGGYPELHAPALASASPWRRALRRFADQGRPIFGECGGFMALGEGLIDTDGERHAMAGLLPLTTSFAAPKLHLGYRRLRSVADTPLGPPGTVLRGHLFHYATIAAQADGARPFESGNASGTNTGPLGLVRGSVFGSFAHLIDREA from the coding sequence GTGAACGACATCGACGCACCTCCGGGCGTCGTCATCGCCGCTCCCGCCAGCGGCTCAGGCAAGACGCTCGTGACCATCGGGCTCATCCGCGCCCTGCGGGCCAAGGGCCATGCCGTGGCCAGTTTCAAGGCCGGCCCCGACTATATCGACCCGACGCTCCACGCCGCCGCGTCGGGGCGGCCGTCGGTCAATCTGGACAGCTGGGCGATGCGCCCGAGCCTTCTGGCGCACCTCGCGTCGCATGCCGGACGTGGCAGCGATCTGCTCGTCGGCGAAGGCGTCATGGGCCTGTTCGACGGCGCCGTCTCCGGCCAGGGATCGACCGCCGACCTCGCCGCCCTGCTCGGCCTGCCCGTCATCCTCGTGATCGACGCCAAGGGCATGGCCGCGTCCGCGGCCGCCGTGGCGAACGGCTTCATTCGCCACCGCGAGGACGTCGAGGTCGCCGGCATCGTCTTCAACCGCGTCGGCAGCCCGAGCCATCTCGACCTTTTGCGCCGCGCTTGCGACGACCATTTCAGCCAGCCGGTCCTCGGGGGCATTCCCGCCTCCTCGGGCCTTGGCCTGTCGTCGCGCCATCTCGGCCTCGTTCCGGCCGGCGAGGCCGCCGATGTCGAGGCGGTCATTGCCCACGCCGCCGACCTTGTGCTGCGCCACCTCGATCTCGAGCGCTTGGTGCGCCTGGCCAAGCCGGTCGGCCTCGCCGTGCAGGGCGGCCCGCCGGTTCCCCTGCCGCCGCTCGGCCAGCATGTCGCCGTCGCGCGGGACGACGCGTTCGTTTTCGCCTACCCGCACGTCCTCGCGGGCTGGCGGGAGGCCGGCGCCGAGATCTCATTCTTCTCACCGCTCGCCGGCGAAGCGCCTGACGACGGTGCCGACGCGGCGTATCTGCCGGGCGGCTACCCGGAGCTCCACGCGCCGGCCCTCGCCTCGGCCTCCCCCTGGCGGCGGGCGCTGCGCCGTTTCGCGGACCAGGGACGCCCGATCTTCGGCGAGTGCGGCGGATTCATGGCCCTGGGCGAAGGCCTGATCGACACGGACGGCGAACGTCACGCCATGGCAGGGCTGCTGCCGCTGACGACCAGCTTCGCCGCACCCAAGCTTCACCTGGGCTACCGTCGCCTCCGATCCGTGGCGGACACGCCGCTCGGCCCGCCCGGCACGGTCCTGCGCGGCCACCTCTTCCACTACGCGACGATCGCCGCGCAGGCGGATGGGGCCCGGCCGTTCGAGAGCGGCAACGCGAGCGGCACGAACACCGGCCCGCTCGGCCTTGTTCGGGGCAGCGTGTTCGGCTCGTTCGCGCACCTGATCGACCGGGAGGCTTGA
- the cbiD gene encoding cobalt-precorrin-5B (C(1))-methyltransferase CbiD, with protein MTRKPSGKSRRGWTAGSCATAAAKAAYVGLLTGRFPDPVSIRTPYGDMISMALSEKARLRGGALAAVARDVADAHDMTDGALIRVAVRRLPAGSGVLFVAGEGVGVVTRPDLAIALGEPAIDRASRAMIREAVADVAAAFGDPGDVEITVSIPGGAEIAARTVDPRSGLVGGLAIPGEDHAARGWSGAAWAAAILRRIDVARRRGVSHVVVATDAAAQTAMGGIGDLAGLDVINLGGFVGGAFGYLRRHPVDQLTLGGGCVELAAIACGHLDPSAERMRHDLGDFALLLAEQGVPAAVSAAAREADTEVQVMAMARHHGLDLGGLIARRACTVVVDRTGAAFPVEVVAFDRESALVGRSCAG; from the coding sequence ATGACACGCAAGCCGAGTGGCAAGTCGCGTCGAGGCTGGACGGCGGGGTCGTGCGCGACCGCGGCGGCCAAGGCTGCCTATGTCGGCCTGCTGACGGGCCGCTTTCCCGATCCGGTGTCGATCCGGACGCCCTACGGCGACATGATCAGCATGGCGTTGAGCGAGAAGGCCCGCCTGCGCGGCGGCGCGCTTGCGGCCGTCGCCAGGGACGTCGCCGACGCGCATGACATGACGGACGGTGCCCTCATACGAGTGGCGGTTCGTCGCTTGCCCGCCGGTTCCGGCGTGCTGTTCGTGGCCGGTGAGGGCGTGGGCGTCGTCACGCGCCCGGACCTGGCGATCGCGCTCGGCGAACCCGCGATCGATCGCGCCTCGCGCGCCATGATCCGCGAGGCCGTCGCCGACGTCGCCGCGGCCTTCGGCGATCCCGGCGACGTCGAGATCACCGTCTCGATCCCCGGCGGTGCCGAGATCGCTGCCCGAACGGTCGATCCGCGCTCGGGCTTGGTCGGCGGCCTCGCGATTCCGGGCGAGGATCACGCGGCCCGCGGCTGGAGCGGAGCGGCCTGGGCTGCGGCCATATTGCGTCGGATCGACGTCGCGCGGCGGCGGGGCGTCAGCCACGTCGTCGTCGCCACCGATGCCGCGGCGCAGACGGCGATGGGCGGGATCGGGGACCTGGCCGGGCTGGACGTCATCAATCTCGGCGGCTTCGTCGGCGGCGCGTTCGGCTATCTCCGGCGCCATCCCGTCGACCAGCTGACCCTGGGCGGCGGGTGCGTCGAACTGGCGGCCATCGCGTGCGGCCATCTCGACCCCTCGGCCGAGCGCATGCGGCACGATCTCGGCGACTTTGCCCTGCTCCTCGCAGAGCAAGGCGTGCCGGCGGCCGTGTCCGCCGCCGCGCGCGAGGCCGACACCGAAGTCCAGGTCATGGCCATGGCGCGGCATCATGGCCTCGATCTGGGCGGGCTGATCGCGCGGCGCGCATGTACGGTTGTCGTCGATCGGACGGGGGCGGCCTTTCCCGTCGAGGTCGTGGCCTTCGATCGGGAGAGCGCGCTCGTCGGACGTTCGTGCGCGGGCTGA
- the cobM gene encoding precorrin-4 C(11)-methyltransferase has product MTVHFIGAGPGAPDLITVRGLNLIRRCPVCLYAGSLVPCEVVAEAPAGAEVIDTSRLDLDAIVARIERAHVEGKDVARIHSGDPSLYGAIAEQIRRLDRLGIAWDITPGVPSFAAAAAALGRELTVPGVAQSVVLTRVALRSSAMPDGETLAAFAATGATLVVHLAIRHIERVVADVLPFYAASTPAAVVYRASWPDERVLRGTLDSIAEQVRRSGIERTAVILIGPALAADDFRDSRLYAGDHVRAFRPEPKG; this is encoded by the coding sequence GTGACCGTCCATTTCATCGGGGCCGGTCCCGGCGCGCCCGACCTGATCACCGTGCGCGGCCTGAACCTGATCCGCCGCTGTCCGGTCTGCCTCTACGCCGGATCGCTCGTGCCGTGCGAGGTGGTGGCCGAGGCGCCTGCGGGAGCCGAGGTGATTGACACCAGCCGTCTCGATCTCGATGCGATCGTGGCGCGAATCGAACGGGCGCATGTCGAGGGCAAGGACGTGGCGCGAATCCACTCGGGCGATCCCTCGCTCTACGGCGCGATCGCGGAGCAGATCCGACGGCTCGACCGTCTCGGCATCGCCTGGGACATCACGCCGGGCGTGCCGTCGTTCGCCGCCGCCGCCGCCGCGCTCGGCCGCGAGCTCACCGTCCCCGGCGTCGCCCAGTCCGTCGTCCTGACCCGGGTGGCCCTTCGCAGCTCGGCCATGCCGGACGGCGAGACCCTGGCCGCCTTCGCGGCGACGGGCGCCACGCTGGTGGTCCATCTGGCGATACGGCACATCGAGCGCGTGGTCGCCGATGTCCTGCCTTTCTATGCTGCGAGCACGCCTGCGGCGGTGGTCTATCGCGCGAGCTGGCCGGACGAGCGCGTGCTGCGCGGCACGCTCGATTCGATCGCTGAGCAGGTCCGGCGCTCCGGCATCGAACGGACGGCCGTGATCCTGATCGGACCGGCCCTCGCGGCGGACGATTTCCGCGACAGCCGCCTCTATGCCGGCGACCACGTGCGCGCGTTCCGTCCGGAGCCGAAAGGATGA
- the cobO gene encoding cob(I)yrinic acid a,c-diamide adenosyltransferase, with protein MSTEEDVRHHDKKARIKEAKDKLYASKTIEKGLIAVHTGKGKGKSTAALGMVMRCIGHGMKVGIVQFVKGARQTGERPVLDRFPELVTIKVMGDGFTWETQDRQRDIASANAAWQEALAMMADPEIRFLLLDEINIVLRDDTLPLDDVLEALSTKRPDLHVVLTGRNAPERLIEMADLCTEMTLVKHPFRAGVRGQAGIEF; from the coding sequence ATGAGCACCGAGGAGGACGTCCGCCACCACGACAAGAAGGCCCGGATCAAGGAGGCGAAGGACAAGCTCTATGCCTCGAAGACCATCGAGAAAGGCCTGATCGCCGTCCATACCGGCAAGGGCAAGGGCAAGAGCACGGCCGCGCTCGGCATGGTCATGCGCTGCATCGGCCACGGCATGAAGGTCGGCATCGTCCAGTTCGTGAAGGGCGCAAGGCAGACCGGCGAGCGTCCGGTGCTCGACCGTTTTCCGGAGCTGGTGACCATCAAGGTCATGGGCGACGGCTTCACCTGGGAAACCCAGGATCGCCAGCGCGACATCGCCTCGGCCAATGCCGCCTGGCAGGAGGCGCTGGCCATGATGGCCGATCCCGAGATCCGCTTTCTCCTGCTCGACGAGATCAACATCGTCCTGCGCGACGACACCCTGCCGCTCGACGACGTGCTTGAAGCCCTGTCAACCAAGCGACCCGACCTGCACGTCGTGCTCACCGGCCGCAACGCGCCGGAGCGGCTGATCGAGATGGCCGACCTCTGCACCGAGATGACGCTGGTCAAGCACCCCTTCCGCGCCGGCGTGCGCGGCCAGGCCGGCATCGAGTTCTGA
- a CDS encoding cobalamin biosynthesis protein, whose protein sequence is MTERTRAGKLALGVGCERGAPPAPLRALVEDVLARRGIDRQRIAVVASIDAREDEPAVLEVAALLGAATRFYPAETLEAMTPRLAHPSDRVFRHVGCHGVAEAAALAAAGEAAVLQVEKTVGRGCTVAIAGPVGDKP, encoded by the coding sequence ATGACCGAACGGACCCGCGCTGGCAAGCTCGCTCTCGGCGTCGGCTGCGAACGCGGCGCGCCGCCGGCCCCGTTGCGCGCGCTCGTCGAGGACGTGCTCGCACGGCGGGGCATCGATCGTCAGCGAATCGCCGTTGTCGCGTCGATCGACGCGCGTGAGGACGAGCCGGCCGTCCTCGAGGTCGCCGCCTTGCTCGGGGCCGCGACACGCTTCTACCCGGCGGAGACCCTGGAAGCCATGACGCCGCGGCTCGCCCACCCGTCCGACCGGGTCTTCCGCCATGTCGGCTGCCACGGCGTCGCGGAGGCGGCCGCCCTGGCTGCCGCAGGCGAGGCCGCCGTCCTTCAGGTCGAGAAGACCGTCGGCCGGGGCTGCACCGTGGCGATCGCCGGTCCGGTCGGGGACAAGCCGTGA
- a CDS encoding cobyric acid synthase, with amino-acid sequence MRRPPALMLQGTGSNAGKSTLTAGLCRALTRRGLRVRPFKPQNMSNNAAVTVEGGEIGRAQALQARACGVPSSMHMNPVLLKPQTDTGAQVVVQGRVHATCRAIDYAALKPSLMPAVLDSFRRVGADADLVLVEGAGSPAEVNLRDGDIANMGFALATETPVLLVGDIDRGGVLAQLVGTHALLPPEERRLLTGYVVNKFRGDPSLFTGALPIIGRHTGLDCLGIVPWCDAVSRLPAEDSLDLETRPIRRTNGVIRIAVPRLGRGANLDDLDPLMAEPDVDLRIVPPGEALPGDADLVILTGSKATLGDLAFLRTQGWDIDIAAHVRRGGHVIGLCGGYQMLGRSVADPLGVEGSSGTAAGLDLLPVETVLAPDKTLTETSGTEMVSGLPVRGYEIHMGRTTLLCAVEPMLDLDGRLDGARSPSGRVTGCYLHGLFAADGFRHAFLSRIRARETSGLAFEASVNQALDALADHLESSLDVPRLLAIAHGYARGGSSDAA; translated from the coding sequence ATGCGCCGTCCGCCCGCGCTCATGCTGCAGGGCACCGGCTCAAACGCCGGCAAGTCGACGCTGACCGCCGGCCTGTGCCGGGCCTTGACGCGGCGCGGGCTGCGCGTGCGGCCGTTCAAGCCGCAGAACATGAGCAACAACGCGGCCGTGACCGTCGAGGGCGGCGAGATCGGCCGGGCGCAGGCGCTCCAGGCCCGCGCCTGCGGCGTGCCGTCTTCCATGCACATGAACCCGGTGCTGCTCAAGCCGCAGACGGACACGGGCGCGCAGGTGGTCGTTCAGGGCCGCGTTCACGCCACCTGCCGGGCGATCGACTATGCCGCGCTCAAGCCCTCCCTGATGCCGGCCGTGCTCGACAGCTTTCGCCGCGTCGGCGCGGACGCCGATCTCGTGCTGGTCGAGGGAGCCGGCAGCCCGGCCGAGGTCAACCTTCGCGACGGCGACATCGCCAATATGGGCTTCGCGCTTGCCACCGAGACGCCTGTCCTGCTGGTCGGCGACATCGACCGGGGCGGCGTCCTCGCCCAGCTGGTCGGCACTCATGCGTTGCTGCCGCCCGAGGAGCGGCGGCTTCTGACCGGCTATGTCGTCAACAAGTTCCGCGGCGATCCCAGCCTGTTCACCGGCGCCCTGCCGATCATCGGGCGGCATACCGGCCTGGACTGCCTGGGCATCGTGCCCTGGTGCGACGCCGTCTCCCGCCTGCCCGCCGAGGACAGCCTCGATCTCGAGACGAGGCCGATCCGCCGGACGAACGGCGTCATCCGCATCGCCGTGCCGCGCCTGGGACGCGGCGCCAATCTCGACGATCTCGATCCCCTGATGGCCGAGCCCGACGTCGATCTCCGCATCGTGCCGCCGGGCGAGGCGCTGCCGGGCGACGCCGACCTCGTGATCCTGACCGGATCGAAAGCGACGCTGGGCGACCTCGCCTTCCTGCGGACGCAGGGGTGGGACATCGACATCGCCGCTCATGTCCGGCGTGGGGGTCACGTGATCGGTCTGTGCGGCGGCTACCAGATGCTGGGCCGCAGCGTCGCCGATCCCCTGGGTGTCGAAGGCTCTTCCGGAACGGCGGCCGGCCTGGATCTTCTGCCGGTGGAGACCGTCCTCGCGCCGGACAAGACGCTGACCGAGACGAGCGGGACGGAGATGGTGAGCGGCCTGCCGGTCCGCGGCTACGAGATCCACATGGGCCGGACGACGCTGCTGTGCGCCGTGGAGCCCATGCTCGACCTGGACGGGCGGCTTGACGGGGCGCGCTCGCCCTCCGGCCGGGTCACGGGCTGCTATCTGCACGGCCTGTTCGCGGCGGACGGCTTCCGCCATGCCTTCCTGAGCCGGATCCGGGCTCGCGAGACGAGCGGACTGGCGTTCGAGGCGTCAGTAAATCAAGCGCTGGATGCCCTGGCCGATCATCTCGAATCGAGCCTGGACGTGCCTCGCCTCCTCGCGATCGCGCACGGATATGCTCGTGGAGGCTCAAGCGATGCCGCATAG
- the cbiB gene encoding adenosylcobinamide-phosphate synthase CbiB, with protein MLLFDPAATCLALVLALVIDALLGEPAWLYTRVPHPVVAIGRLLGRLEARLLDSGDTPEARRVKGRQATLLTVGTAAVAGWGLHILCVHMPFGWWIEAALMSSLIAQRSLYQHVAAVARALALGLDEGRKAVSQIVGRDPDRLDEAAVARAAIESTAENFADGVTAPLFWGVLLGLPGLAAYKAINTADSMIGHRNERYEDFGRFAAKLDDAANLVPARLAGFALVLASVLTPLARPARAMEAMLRDASRHRSPNAGWPEAAMAGALDLRLAGRRVYGSTRVEDAWMGDGRVHATPADIWAALRLLLTACFLQGLIVLALCGIA; from the coding sequence ATGCTCCTGTTCGATCCCGCCGCCACCTGCCTGGCGCTCGTGCTCGCGCTCGTGATCGACGCGCTCCTGGGCGAGCCGGCGTGGCTGTACACCCGCGTGCCGCATCCCGTAGTCGCGATCGGGCGCCTGCTCGGCCGACTCGAGGCGCGTCTGCTCGATTCCGGCGACACGCCCGAGGCCAGGCGCGTGAAGGGGAGGCAGGCGACGCTGCTTACCGTCGGCACCGCGGCCGTCGCCGGCTGGGGCCTGCATATCCTGTGCGTTCACATGCCCTTCGGCTGGTGGATCGAGGCCGCGTTGATGTCGAGCCTGATCGCGCAGCGCAGCCTCTACCAGCATGTGGCCGCGGTCGCACGCGCGCTGGCGCTCGGGTTGGACGAGGGACGAAAGGCGGTGTCCCAGATCGTCGGTCGCGACCCGGATCGCCTGGACGAGGCCGCCGTCGCGCGCGCCGCGATCGAATCGACGGCCGAGAACTTCGCCGACGGCGTCACGGCGCCTCTCTTCTGGGGGGTGCTGCTCGGCCTGCCGGGGCTTGCCGCCTACAAGGCGATCAACACGGCCGACAGCATGATCGGCCACAGGAACGAGCGCTACGAGGATTTCGGACGCTTCGCCGCCAAGCTGGACGATGCCGCGAACCTCGTCCCGGCGCGCCTGGCCGGCTTTGCCCTCGTGCTGGCCTCTGTCCTCACGCCGCTCGCCCGTCCGGCCCGGGCGATGGAGGCCATGCTGCGCGACGCGTCCCGGCATCGCTCGCCCAATGCCGGCTGGCCGGAGGCGGCCATGGCGGGAGCGCTCGATCTGCGTCTGGCAGGGCGTCGCGTCTACGGCTCCACGCGGGTCGAGGATGCCTGGATGGGCGATGGACGCGTTCACGCCACGCCAGCCGACATCTGGGCGGCCCTGCGCCTGCTGCTCACCGCCTGCTTCCTGCAGGGGCTGATCGTGCTGGCCCTATGCGGCATCGCTTGA